The window ACACGCGCGACCTCTTCACTGCTCGACGCGTCGACCGCGGGGGCGAAGACCACCAGTAATGAGTCGACCTCCGTGCGCGCGGACAGGTCTGCCAGCGCCGAGGCGTAAGCCTCCGCCGAGGCCGTGACGCCCAGATCGACCGGGTCGCATCCGACATCGAGCCCCGCCGCCACGACAGCGTCGTTGGCCAGCATGCACAGGGCGCTGGAGTTGCCGACGATACCCACCCGATCGCCGGTCGGCAGCGGCTGATAAGCCAGCACCTGGGCGACGTCGAACATCTCCGAAATCGTATCGACGCGCAACACACCGGACTGGCGGAACATGGCATCGAGCGCCGCGGGCGGGACTTCGATCGGACGCACGGTGTGCCCGAGCGGCACACCCTGGGTCGAGCGGCCCCCCTTCACCACCACAACCGGCTTGATCTCCGCCACCCGCCGGGCGAGCCGGGAGAATTTGCGGGGGTTGCCCAGCGACTCCAGGTACAGCAGCACCACCTCGGTGGCGGGGTCGTCACGCCAGTACTGCAGTAGATCGTTGCCGGAGACGTCCGCCCGGTTGCCCGCCGACACGAAGGTCGACAAGCCGAGGCCGCGAGCGGCGCCGTCGCTGAGGATCGCCGTGCCCAGAGCTCCTGATTGCGAGAACAGGCCGACCCGCCCCCGTGGTGGAACAACGGAGGCCAACGACGCGTTCAAGGCATACTGCGGATCGGTGTTGATGATGCCAAGACAGTTCGGGCCCACCACCCGCATGCCGTGAGCGCGCGCCACGCGCACGAGTTCGGTCTGGCGCGCTCTGCCCTCCGGATCACCCCGCTCGGCGAACCCGGCGGCCACGACCACCACACCACGCACGCCTTTGGCCGCGCACTCGAGGACAACGTCGTTGACGGCTTCCGCGGGCACCGCGAGAACAGCGAGATCGACGTCGCCGGGGATCTCACGCACGGTCGGATAGGCCGTGACTCCCGCCACCGCCGTCGCTTCGGGGTTCACCGCGTACAGCCGCCCGGTGAACCCCTGATCCAGGCCGTCCTTGATGTTGCGGATCAAAGCCTGTCCGGCCTTGCCCACCGACCGGCTGGCCCCGACGACGGCAACCGAACGCGGCGTCAGCAGCCGCTCGATCGAACGTGCTTCGGCTCGATGCTCGCGGGCAGCCATCACCTGCAGTGAGTGGTCAGTAGGGACGATCTCGAACTCGACGTGGACGACCCCGTCCTCGAAATGGTCGTCGACGCTGTACCCGGCCTCCACGAATACTGTGATCATCTTCCGGTTGGCCGGCAAGACGTCGGCGACGAAACGGTGCAAGCCACGTTCTCGCGCAGCCTGGGCCAGATGCTCCAGCAACACGGTGCCGATGCCCCGCCCCTGATGGCCGTCCTCGACGAGAAACGAGACCTCGGCCTCCCC is drawn from Phytoactinopolyspora mesophila and contains these coding sequences:
- a CDS encoding GNAT family N-acetyltransferase, which produces MESDLSYPDHWEADVVLSDGATAHVRPIRSDDAERLVEFYARVSDESKYYRFFAPYPRLSERDVDHFTRVDHDTRVALIMLVGDEMIAVGRYDRTRAGEAEVSFLVEDGHQGRGIGTVLLEHLAQAARERGLHRFVADVLPANRKMITVFVEAGYSVDDHFEDGVVHVEFEIVPTDHSLQVMAAREHRAEARSIERLLTPRSVAVVGASRSVGKAGQALIRNIKDGLDQGFTGRLYAVNPEATAVAGVTAYPTVREIPGDVDLAVLAVPAEAVNDVVLECAAKGVRGVVVVAAGFAERGDPEGRARQTELVRVARAHGMRVVGPNCLGIINTDPQYALNASLASVVPPRGRVGLFSQSGALGTAILSDGAARGLGLSTFVSAGNRADVSGNDLLQYWRDDPATEVVLLYLESLGNPRKFSRLARRVAEIKPVVVVKGGRSTQGVPLGHTVRPIEVPPAALDAMFRQSGVLRVDTISEMFDVAQVLAYQPLPTGDRVGIVGNSSALCMLANDAVVAAGLDVGCDPVDLGVTASAEAYASALADLSARTEVDSLLVVFAPAVDASSSEEVARVLADASSSGNKPMVTTFLGIRGVPEEMRRFDEHGVPRRGSVPSYPSLEEGARALAHVTSYSAWRRRRHGHVPDLDDVDPDAARRHAEAVLATAAGNEAIDLTTAQTMALLAAYGIHPLPVIAAHSLDDALAAAEQLGGEVVLKATASHLRHRPDLADVWRNIDTAEEMRDAWQTLSSTLADPAEAGFVVQPMATAGVPVAIWAREDPMFGPVVSFGISGVATELLEDRAYRIPPLTDSDAAEMVREVKAAALLFGYRGGDMADVAAVEDLLHRVSRMSDDLPELEGLELNPVLVSETGLAVVNASARLARPAPRPDWYARRLA